TCGGTACCAAGGATGGATTCGACTGCATGAACGGAACCTCCTTGATGTCAGAACACGCCGGCTCGATCTGGGTTGGGAGCAAAGAAGGCATATGCCACTGGCAGCAAGACAAACAACCGGTCAACTTTCCCCTACCTTATTTGTCCGGCCCAAATATGGCTAACAATTGGGTAGATGCACTCACTTCCGATGGAAAGGGTACGCTCTGGTCTGGTATTCCGATCGAGGGACCCGGGTATGGCCTGTTGGCTTTTACGGGGGACAGGTGGCAAAGCTATGTCACGCCTGAGCTGGATGGCACGAGCTTGCCAGTAACTTCTCTACTCTGCGATCGAAGCAGTTCTTTGTGGATCGGCACGCGGAGTAAGGGTCTCTACAAAATGAACGCGGGTAAGCTTGATCGATTCGATACGGCGGACGGGCTGAGTGGCAACACGATCAACGGAATCTTTCAGGACCGAGAAGGGAACCTCTGGGTAGTGACAGATCGTGGCTTGGATGCGTTTCGGGATCTACCCGTCGTCTCCTATACAACGCGTGAAGGTCTTTCAGATGACCAAGCGATTGCGATTGCGGCATCAGATGACGGAACAGTTTGGGTTGGTACTAAAGGTTCGCTTGTTCTTTTTAGAGGTCAGACGTTTTCGACCATTACTCCGGCAAACGGTCTGCCCACATCAGGTGTTCACTATCTGTTCCATGACTCTCGCAATCAGTTGTGGGTGGCGGGAGGACAGCAGTTGTATTTATACAAGGACAGCCATTTCGTACCCGTGTTGGACCAGAATAGTGCAGATATAGGATATGTCGTCTACATGACGGAGGACAGCAAGCATAAGCTATGGGTTTCCGCCCAAGATAGAAAGACAGGGAAAGACTCCCTACTCCACATAGACGCAACACATGTCGTTGAGAGGTATAGGTCACTTGGAGCCATGGGTGCGCAAGGACTCAATGCCATAGCTTCAGACCAGAATGGAGGTCTATGGGCAGGCGGGTATAAGCACGGCTTGTTTCGATTTCATGATGGAAACTTCGAGCGGGTAGCTGCCGGAGGATTTGATGGGCCGGTGGTTGAAATGGCAGGAGACCCCGATGGGGCCATTTGGATTGTAACCAAGCAAGAAGGGATGCTTCGTTACAAGGATAACAAGGCCCGGTCTCTTACGAGCAGGAGTGGACTCCCATGTGACAGTGGATTCGATATCGTAAACGATCACGTCGGGCACCATTGGCTCTATATGGCATGCGGGATTGTGAAAATTGACGACAGCGAACTTGCACATTGGTGGAGCGACCCTGCCTATTACGTTCAGACCACTGTGTTCGGCCTACTCGAGGGGGCACAGCCCCGACGATCTGAAACGTCTCCGGTCGCCACTCCCGACGGGCGTATCTGGTCAGTTGATCGATCTGCCGTTCAAGTCATCGACCCAAAACACCTGCCTCATAACGACACGCCGCCACCCGTTCATATCGAGCGTATCGGGGTCGACCACAAGGAATACCCCGTAGGCAGGGATATTCGTTTTCCTGTCTCTCCCCACGAAGTGGAGATCGACTACTCAGCTCTCAGCTTTGTCGTTCCAGAGGAAGTAAGGTTTCGCTATCAGCTTGTTGGGTATGACAATGCGTGGACCGACTCCGGAACCCGTCGGCAAGCCTTCTATAACGATCTCGGCCCCGGCCACAACACTTTCCGCGTGATGGCTTGTAATAACGACGGGGTTTGGAACCAACAGGGAACGACTATCAGTTTTATGATTCCTCCTGCCTGGTATCAAACAGCATGGTTCAAGTTCTTATGCGTTATCTTTGCAGCGACTTTAGCCTACACCCTCTATCAATTCCGGATAAGACAGTATGCAGCTATGCTCAAGGCTAGATTTGACGAACGAATTGAAGAGCGAACGCGGTTAGCTCGCGATCTACACGACACGTTGCTTCAGACAATCCAAGGCAGCAAGATGGTTGCAGATAATGCTCTTGAGCGGCCATCCGACGCTGCCCACATGCATAAGGCTCTCGATCTTGTGTCAACGTGGTTGGAACGAGCCACGCTGGAGGGGCGCGCAGCTCTCAACTCCCTGAGGAGTTCGACCGTCGACACCAATGATTTAGCTGCAGCTTTTCGCCACGCAGCAGAAGACTGTCGTATAGGTAGCACGATCCAGGTGTCCCACATCCTGACCGGGACCAGCAGCGACATGCATCCCATTGTGAGAGATGAGATTTACCGGATCGGATACGAAGCCATCAATAACGCCTGCGTCCATTCTGGAGGAAGTCTCGTTACGGTAGAGCTCACCTATAACCACAATGTTCAGCTAAAGATCAGAGACAACGGCAAGGGCATTGAAGAAAAGACCCTACAGTCCGGAAAGACCGGACACTTTGGGTTGGAGGGTATGCGGGAAAGAGCGGACCGTATTGGCGCCAAGCTTTTAGTGCGAACGGCACCCAACGATGGAACCGAGGTTACTCTGCTTGTTCCCGGCTCAGTGGTTTTCAAGACCTATAGACCTACAAAACGGTCGCAATTGTTGAAGCTGTTTGCCATCGGGCAGGATTCGACACAACATAACGGCTCGGGAGGAGGCGCTCACAACTGAGCATCGAACCACCAAGGGTCAGAGTGGTCTCGATGAAATGTTGCTCTAACGTCTGACCTCATCCACATATTCACGATTCATTTCCGAGTCATGGCACGCGCCATAACTCTAAAAGGGAGCAAACCCAATGCAGTCATCCGACCCAATCCGCATCATGCTGGTCGAGGATCATCCACTCTTCCGACAGGGGTTGAACATAATTATCGCATCGAAATCAGATATGCAGGTGGTAGCGCAGGCGGGGACATCCTTGGAGGCAGTCGAAGAGTTCCGCCGTCATAAGCCTGATATCACGCTAATGGACCAACGTCTTCCGGGACAGACCGGAACAAGCGCTCTGGTGGCCATTCGAAAAGAGTTCGCCGCCGCTCGCGTGATCATGTTGACCACGTCGGAAGGTGACGTCGAAATCAAGGGGGCCCTCTGTGCTGGGGCTTCAGCCTATGTATTGAAAAGCACACCATCGGAGGAGTTGTTTTCGATCATCCGGTCGGTGCATACCGGGCGCACGCATATTCCGACCGGTGTTGCCTGCCGTCTTGCGGAGCACTTGGGCCAAGAGAATCTCACAGAGCGTGAGATGGAAGTGCTCAGACTGATTCAGAGCGGCAATCGCAATAAGCAAATCGCCGAACAACTCTCTCTATCAGAAAACACAGTGAATTTTCACGTCAAGAATGTCATGGACAAGTTGCAGGCCAATGACAGGGCACACGCCATCTCCATCGCTATTCGTAGAGGCATTCTGAACGTCTAGATCTATCGAAATGGTGACACTCCTAGCGAGACGGTGCTTCGGCGTCTTTCTTACGACTTTGGGTTATGACTTTCGCCCGTCACGGACTGCCACCCAACGCGCAGGGCTCGGGCATCTAGGACTCAAGATTTCACCTAAAGAAAACGATAGGCCTCCTGCCGTAACGAATGCTAGTTCGCTCCCGCGCCAGAATCGGCACAATGACCATAGCTGATTTGGTTCGTACTTTCTTCAACTGTAGTGAGAGGAGAAAGCGCTATGTTCCGAAACGTGTAGCATTTGCTATAGCATCGTCCGTTACTGCAGTAGGTCACATTGGTTCGGGGACATGAGTCGCCGCGGTAGCAACTGTGCAGCCGAAGCCTACTAAGACAGGAGCGAAACGTGTCGCGCAAAACTAGAATCCTTATCCTTGGCGGAGGCTTCGCAGGCGTGGAGGTAGCTCGGGTTCTCGAGCGACTCCTAGAGACAAGAGAGGCGGAGATTCGCCTTGTGAGCAGAGACAACTTTTTGCTATTCACGCCCCTGTTGCATGAGGTCGCCGCTAGCGACCTGGATATTACGACCATCGTGAATCCCATTCGAAAGATGGTCCGTCGCACCGAATTTATTGCTGCAGACGTGAACTCGATCAACCTGATTGAACAGACCGTCACGATTGCACATGGAGTCGACCGGCATATTCACATTCTCGGCTATGACCATGTAGTGCTTGCGTTAGGCTCCGTTTCACACTTTCGTGGAATCACCGGCTTGGAACAGAATGCAATGACCATGAAAACGCTGGAAGATGCCATCACACTGCGGAATCGAATGATCGCACACTTGGAAGAGGCCGATCCAGACTGTTCGGAGATTACGCGGGATGCGACGCTCACAATGGTTGTTGCGGGGGGTGGATTCGCTGGAGTAGAGACGGTTTCCGGGATTTACGACTTTATGGAATCAGCCGTGCAGACCTATCCAAATCTGTCTCCTTCGATGCTCCGGGTAATGCTCATCCATGGCGGATCGCATCTTCTTCCTGAACTCGGACCTGAACTTGGCAACTTCACCGGGGACAAGCTGGTCGCACGTGGCATCGAAGTCCTTCTAAACAGGAAACTGATCGCCTCCACTCCGAATGACGTCACCCTCGATGACGGGAGAGTAATCGCCACCAAGTTCGTCGTCTGGACGGGGGGAAATACTGCGCCAGCTCAACTTGCCCAACTCAGAACCGAATCAGAGGATGCAAGGGTGTTGACGACCAGAACGATGCTGGTAGAAGGCCATCCAAATGTGTGGGCCTTGGGCGACTGCGCACGAATACCAGATAGCAATGGAAGATACTATCCACCGACAGCCCAGCATGCATTGCGACAGGCAAGAGTTCTTGCAGAAAACTTGGCGGCTTCCTTACATGGTCAAACCACAAGAGAGCTAAGTTTTAACACAATCGGCCAAATGGCTTCGATTGGGAGACGGAGCGGAGTAGCCCAAATTCTAGGTTACAGGTTTTCCGGTTTTACGGCATGGTTCCTCTGGAGAACTGTATATCTCACCCAAACTCCCACGATGGGGGAAACGAATTCATGTTGCTTTGAACTGGTTTCTCGACCTTTTCTTTTCCAAAGATAGCGTTCAGTTCATGTCCTTTCGAGCACCTGGTCAAGGCATTCCAGAGAAGGGATCTTCAGACACTCTAGAGAGTAGAGCCAGTGCTTCGAATTCTCAGGGCGTGTAAGACGCTATCGATGCTTAAAGCTGCAGCCAGTCCAGAATGTCCTGCACTGGCAATTCAATTTCGATGGGCACGTTACATTAAAAGAATTACGAGACCTAAGTCCGCCGACGACACGAGAGGACACGATGATGGCAAAGAATCGAAGAACACCACCTCAAGCTATTCAAGATGTCAGCTTCAAATACATCGGAAGCGCTACGCAGGGAACCGCGGCGCCGATGCTCTCTCAGGAGATGATTCAGCGTCTTAACGCCTATGGCGAGACTCAGACATTTGACTCAAGTCTGACACTATTCGAGAGAAGGTCTAGAAGTGGCGATATGTTTGTGGTCATCGAGGGTCGGATTGATCTCTTTGAAGATAAGCCAGGACACCCCGTTGTGCCATTGGCGACCTTAACAAAGGGCCAATTCAGCGGCGAATTGGATCTGCTTAGCGGACGGGATGGGCTGTTGAGTGGTCGAACCGCGAGGGGAAGCAGAATTCTCCGCATCGATGCACACTCACTGCATAATTTAATGCGCTCGGAGTTGGACATTGCAGACGTAATCGTCCGTGCATGGATCGAACGCCGTGCGAGTCTCATGCAGCGTTCCCATGGAGGCGTCATTGTGATTGGACACAGTCACGATGCAGAGACTATGCGGATGCGCCAGTTTTTGGTTCGCAATGGCTACCCCAACAAGCTCATCGAGGCCGAGTCGAATCCTACTGCCCAGTTGCTGCTCAATGGGCTTAACCTCGACCCATCGGAGATGCCGGTGGTTTTCCTGCCCGACCAGCGTGTCCTGAGGAATCCAAGCAACACAGTGTTAGCGGACGAACTGGGAATAAGCAACGTATTTGAGGCCGAAGAGATCTTCGATGTTGCCATTGTGGGAGCTGGGCCAGCGGGCTTAGCGGCCGCAGTCTACGCCGCTTCAGAAGGGCTCACGACCGTTGTGCTGGAAGGCACTGCTCCCGGGGGGCAGGCAGGCACAAGTTCCAGGATCGAAAACTATCTCGGTTTCCCAACTGGCATAACGGGACAGGAACTTGCTTCTCGTGCTGAGATTCAGGCACAGCGTTTCGGAGCGCGTCTTGAGGTCGCCCGAAATGTGGTTGGCCTAAGCAGTTCTCCCAAGCTGCATAGGCTCTGTCTTTCGGATGGTCGCATGGTGACCTCCCGTACCGTCGTGATTGCGACAGGAGCTCGATATCGCAAGCTACTGGTTCCTGGTTATGAACGGTATGAGCTGACCAACATCCACTACGCTGCGACGCCAATCGAAACGACCCGCTGTATTGGCCAAGATTTAGTCGTGGTCGGCGGTGGCAACTCAGCTGGGCAAGCTGCACTGCATCTGTCTAAGGACGCAGGTTGCACGCACCTAGTCGTGCGTGGAATGACACTTGAAGCAACGATGTCGGACTATCTAGTACAGCGTATTGTGTGTTCCCCCAAGATCAAACTGCATCTCCATTCCGAAATCGATGCCATCCTGGGTGGCGACCAACTGCACTCTGTTCAAGTGCGAGACCGTTCGTCGGGAGGAAGAAGTGTCTTCAAGGTCGCTAATATTTTTGTCATGATCGGTGCACATCCTAATACGAGCTGGCTCAAGGAGCATCTTGACCTCGATCATAATGGCTTTATTGAGACAGGCCGAGCTGAATGGAAAATGCAGTCGCGTTTCGCTACGAGTAGACCAGGGATCTTCGCGATCGGCGATGTCAGAGCCGGGTCTGTGAAACGCGTTGCCTCCGCCGTAGGTGAGGGGTCGGTGGTCATTTCGGATGTACATCATTACTTGGAGAAGCTAAGAGTTGCAGGCTGTGTGTCGGCTTATTAATGGCCCATGATATTCGTCCTCTTCTTGCGCCTTGCCTACGCATATCAAGAGTTGATAACGCCCGGCTGGAACAACTCGACTCTGACTGGATATGTACTCAGTGTCGTCGTCTCTGAAGCTTCCACTGTAAAAACCTACAGACTCACAACTCAAGATTCGATGGTCTCGCCGACGTGCACACGAGTAAGTTCAAGACAAGTGGCTTAGTTAGGGTGATGCGTGTCAA
The nucleotide sequence above comes from Tunturibacter empetritectus. Encoded proteins:
- a CDS encoding sensor histidine kinase yields the protein MNLDLRLTLCLGTAGLITFRMNAKDQIRATAIDSGHTKCPDDMPGATGRRFDVRSQITVALWCLILWGVRVAYGLDPSRHISQYGHTAWRLGQNGLNSVPLSIAQTPDGYIWVGTSYGLFRFDGVRFTRWSPSSGEQLRSSYIFRLLGANDGSLYIGTDTGLSRLTHGHIYNYPETLQWPGPFFEDSQGSVWMGDFGNFTSASTLCRVGKEHLTCFGTKDGFDCMNGTSLMSEHAGSIWVGSKEGICHWQQDKQPVNFPLPYLSGPNMANNWVDALTSDGKGTLWSGIPIEGPGYGLLAFTGDRWQSYVTPELDGTSLPVTSLLCDRSSSLWIGTRSKGLYKMNAGKLDRFDTADGLSGNTINGIFQDREGNLWVVTDRGLDAFRDLPVVSYTTREGLSDDQAIAIAASDDGTVWVGTKGSLVLFRGQTFSTITPANGLPTSGVHYLFHDSRNQLWVAGGQQLYLYKDSHFVPVLDQNSADIGYVVYMTEDSKHKLWVSAQDRKTGKDSLLHIDATHVVERYRSLGAMGAQGLNAIASDQNGGLWAGGYKHGLFRFHDGNFERVAAGGFDGPVVEMAGDPDGAIWIVTKQEGMLRYKDNKARSLTSRSGLPCDSGFDIVNDHVGHHWLYMACGIVKIDDSELAHWWSDPAYYVQTTVFGLLEGAQPRRSETSPVATPDGRIWSVDRSAVQVIDPKHLPHNDTPPPVHIERIGVDHKEYPVGRDIRFPVSPHEVEIDYSALSFVVPEEVRFRYQLVGYDNAWTDSGTRRQAFYNDLGPGHNTFRVMACNNDGVWNQQGTTISFMIPPAWYQTAWFKFLCVIFAATLAYTLYQFRIRQYAAMLKARFDERIEERTRLARDLHDTLLQTIQGSKMVADNALERPSDAAHMHKALDLVSTWLERATLEGRAALNSLRSSTVDTNDLAAAFRHAAEDCRIGSTIQVSHILTGTSSDMHPIVRDEIYRIGYEAINNACVHSGGSLVTVELTYNHNVQLKIRDNGKGIEEKTLQSGKTGHFGLEGMRERADRIGAKLLVRTAPNDGTEVTLLVPGSVVFKTYRPTKRSQLLKLFAIGQDSTQHNGSGGGAHN
- a CDS encoding response regulator transcription factor gives rise to the protein MQSSDPIRIMLVEDHPLFRQGLNIIIASKSDMQVVAQAGTSLEAVEEFRRHKPDITLMDQRLPGQTGTSALVAIRKEFAAARVIMLTTSEGDVEIKGALCAGASAYVLKSTPSEELFSIIRSVHTGRTHIPTGVACRLAEHLGQENLTEREMEVLRLIQSGNRNKQIAEQLSLSENTVNFHVKNVMDKLQANDRAHAISIAIRRGILNV
- a CDS encoding NAD(P)/FAD-dependent oxidoreductase, with the protein product MSRKTRILILGGGFAGVEVARVLERLLETREAEIRLVSRDNFLLFTPLLHEVAASDLDITTIVNPIRKMVRRTEFIAADVNSINLIEQTVTIAHGVDRHIHILGYDHVVLALGSVSHFRGITGLEQNAMTMKTLEDAITLRNRMIAHLEEADPDCSEITRDATLTMVVAGGGFAGVETVSGIYDFMESAVQTYPNLSPSMLRVMLIHGGSHLLPELGPELGNFTGDKLVARGIEVLLNRKLIASTPNDVTLDDGRVIATKFVVWTGGNTAPAQLAQLRTESEDARVLTTRTMLVEGHPNVWALGDCARIPDSNGRYYPPTAQHALRQARVLAENLAASLHGQTTRELSFNTIGQMASIGRRSGVAQILGYRFSGFTAWFLWRTVYLTQTPTMGETNSCCFELVSRPFLFQR
- a CDS encoding FAD-dependent oxidoreductase — its product is MMAKNRRTPPQAIQDVSFKYIGSATQGTAAPMLSQEMIQRLNAYGETQTFDSSLTLFERRSRSGDMFVVIEGRIDLFEDKPGHPVVPLATLTKGQFSGELDLLSGRDGLLSGRTARGSRILRIDAHSLHNLMRSELDIADVIVRAWIERRASLMQRSHGGVIVIGHSHDAETMRMRQFLVRNGYPNKLIEAESNPTAQLLLNGLNLDPSEMPVVFLPDQRVLRNPSNTVLADELGISNVFEAEEIFDVAIVGAGPAGLAAAVYAASEGLTTVVLEGTAPGGQAGTSSRIENYLGFPTGITGQELASRAEIQAQRFGARLEVARNVVGLSSSPKLHRLCLSDGRMVTSRTVVIATGARYRKLLVPGYERYELTNIHYAATPIETTRCIGQDLVVVGGGNSAGQAALHLSKDAGCTHLVVRGMTLEATMSDYLVQRIVCSPKIKLHLHSEIDAILGGDQLHSVQVRDRSSGGRSVFKVANIFVMIGAHPNTSWLKEHLDLDHNGFIETGRAEWKMQSRFATSRPGIFAIGDVRAGSVKRVASAVGEGSVVISDVHHYLEKLRVAGCVSAY